GTCGCCCGTCACCAGCGCATACGCCGCGACCAAAGCCGGCATGGAGGCGGCCACGCGCGCGCTCCGCCTCGAGCTCGCGCCGTGGAACGTGCAGCTCTCGGTGATCATCCCGGGCTTCGTGGACACCCCCACGTTCGACAAGGCCCGCGAAGAAGGGCGCGAGGCCCGCGAGGACCGGGCCAACCCGTATCAGGCGTACCTCGAGCGCCTGGACGGGTTCGCCCAGACCCAGCTCGCGCGCGCCATATCGCCGGACGCGGTCGCGCAGGTGGTGCTGAAGGCCGCCAACGCCAAGCGCCCGCAGGAGCGCTACTTCGTGCCCTTTTCGTCCCGCGTCGCCGCGTTGACCCTCGGGGGCATGCCCGCCTCGTTGCGCGAAGCGATCCTGAAGAAGCTGTACCGCTGGGAGCCCGACTCCGCAGCCCACCGTCCGAGGACTCCATGAAGAACGACAGCAGGCTCGAAGCGTGGGTGGAGCAACACCGTGAGCTGCTCTTGATCTCGAGCGTGTTGCCGCTCGGCAAGGCCTACTCGGTGGTCGAGAGCTTCGAGCGCAAGCGCAACGCGCCCGACCCGGCGGCGCACGATGCGCGCGTGAG
This sequence is a window from Sandaracinaceae bacterium. Protein-coding genes within it:
- a CDS encoding SDR family NAD(P)-dependent oxidoreductase; amino-acid sequence: MSRRVAIVTGASSGIGYATALQLAKGGFDVVLSARREELLQELARAVEAHGAQAHVVAADLAEGADTTHLAQSALQRFGEVDLLVNNAGYGPPFPLEQMDRDALRHVFDVNLLAGMQLVGELTPMWRARGGGRVINMSSLTRYVASPVTSAYAATKAGMEAATRALRLELAPWNVQLSVIIPGFVDTPTFDKAREEGREAREDRANPYQAYLERLDGFAQTQLARAISPDAVAQVVLKAANAKRPQERYFVPFSSRVAALTLGGMPASLREAILKKLYRWEPDSAAHRPRTP